One segment of Acropora muricata isolate sample 2 chromosome 8, ASM3666990v1, whole genome shotgun sequence DNA contains the following:
- the LOC136924910 gene encoding chymotrypsinogen B-like isoform X2, which yields MKMFLLFGIAILLVGITNTQGCGRKRFLSRVVNGENASPHAWPWQISLRVNGRHICGGSLIAPNWVVTAAHCVDRNPRPSGYTVVVGAHRRTGSTSVQRTYRLRQLFKHEEFSMRNLRNDIALLQLSESIQSSSKVNTVCLPSKNSRVPAGTQCYITGWGRTVGGGNAADTLQQAMLPVASHSDCSRVNGRLVQVDERSMVCAGGQGKGGCQGDSGGPFVCNEGGRFVLRGAVSWGHSRCRTDHYTVFARVSSFIDWIEAKKSGGGGGGGGGGGGCKDMDRRCRGWTRYCSYHPYVRKNCKKTCLLC from the exons ATGAAGATGTTTCTCCTCTTTGGAATAGCCATTTTGCTGGTTGGAATTACAAATACTCAAG GATGTGGACGAAAACGGTTTTTATCCAGAGTGGTAAACGGCGAAAATGCTTCCCCGCACGCTTGGCCCTGgcaaatttctcttcgagtcAATGGTCGGCACATTTGTGGAGGATCGTTGATTGCACCTAATTGGGTAGTAACAGCAGCTCATTGTGTTGATAGAAACCCGCGGCCTAGTGGTTACACTGTTGTTGTGG GGGCACATCGTCGAACAGGATCTACATCCGTTCAACGTACCTACCGATTGAGACAGCTGTTCAAGCATGAAGAGTTTTCTATGAGAAATCTACGCAATGACATTGCCCTTTTGCAACTTTCGGAATCTATTCAATCAAGCTCCAAAGTTAACACCGTATGCCTGCCCAGTAAAAACAGCAGGGTCCCAGCAGGAACGCAATGTTATATTACAG GATGGGGACGAACGGTAGGAGGTGGTAACGCTGCTGACACTCTTCAGCAAGCCATGCTGCCCGTTGCCTCTCACAGTGATTGCAGTCGGGTCAATGGGAGACTCGTACAAGTTGATGAGAGATCCATGGTGTGCGCTGGAGGTCAAGGCAAAGGCGGTTGTCAA GGTGATAGTGGTGGCCCATTCGTCTGCAATGAAGGAGGCAGATTTGTGCTACGAGGTGCTGTGAGCTGGGGACACTCGAGGTGTCGCACTGATCATTACACAGTGTTTGCAAGAGTCAGCAGCTTTATCGACTGGATCGAAGCCAAGAAGtcaggaggaggaggaggaggaggaggaggtggtggtg GTTGCAAAGACATGGATCGCCGTTGTCGTGGCTGGACAAGGTATTGCAGCTACCATCCTTATGTCAggaaaaattgcaagaaaactTGCTTGTTGTGCTGA
- the LOC136924910 gene encoding chymotrypsinogen B-like isoform X1 translates to MKMFLLFGIAILLVGITNTQGCGRKRFLSRVVNGENASPHAWPWQISLRVNGRHICGGSLIAPNWVVTAAHCVDRNPRPSGYTVVVGAHRRTGSTSVQRTYRLRQLFKHEEFSMRNLRNDIALLQLSESIQSSSKVNTVCLPSKNSRVPAGTQCYITGWGRTVGGGNAADTLQQAMLPVASHSDCSRVNGRLVQVDERSMVCAGGQGKGGCQGDSGGPFVCNEGGRFVLRGAVSWGHSRCRTDHYTVFARVSSFIDWIEAKKSGGGGGGGGGGGGGCKDMDRRCRGWTRYCSYHPYVRKNCKKTCLLC, encoded by the exons ATGAAGATGTTTCTCCTCTTTGGAATAGCCATTTTGCTGGTTGGAATTACAAATACTCAAG GATGTGGACGAAAACGGTTTTTATCCAGAGTGGTAAACGGCGAAAATGCTTCCCCGCACGCTTGGCCCTGgcaaatttctcttcgagtcAATGGTCGGCACATTTGTGGAGGATCGTTGATTGCACCTAATTGGGTAGTAACAGCAGCTCATTGTGTTGATAGAAACCCGCGGCCTAGTGGTTACACTGTTGTTGTGG GGGCACATCGTCGAACAGGATCTACATCCGTTCAACGTACCTACCGATTGAGACAGCTGTTCAAGCATGAAGAGTTTTCTATGAGAAATCTACGCAATGACATTGCCCTTTTGCAACTTTCGGAATCTATTCAATCAAGCTCCAAAGTTAACACCGTATGCCTGCCCAGTAAAAACAGCAGGGTCCCAGCAGGAACGCAATGTTATATTACAG GATGGGGACGAACGGTAGGAGGTGGTAACGCTGCTGACACTCTTCAGCAAGCCATGCTGCCCGTTGCCTCTCACAGTGATTGCAGTCGGGTCAATGGGAGACTCGTACAAGTTGATGAGAGATCCATGGTGTGCGCTGGAGGTCAAGGCAAAGGCGGTTGTCAA GGTGATAGTGGTGGCCCATTCGTCTGCAATGAAGGAGGCAGATTTGTGCTACGAGGTGCTGTGAGCTGGGGACACTCGAGGTGTCGCACTGATCATTACACAGTGTTTGCAAGAGTCAGCAGCTTTATCGACTGGATCGAAGCCAAGAAGtcaggaggaggaggaggaggaggaggaggtggtggtggtg GTTGCAAAGACATGGATCGCCGTTGTCGTGGCTGGACAAGGTATTGCAGCTACCATCCTTATGTCAggaaaaattgcaagaaaactTGCTTGTTGTGCTGA
- the LOC136924906 gene encoding chymotrypsin-C-like isoform X1: MQVIIKFDALLFKLVVIDLLLLNSFEGSASLCLDKEYCSAKADGLYKDPDTCYGFIKCSNGEIQRTQCPKGKIYNDKYKECRRKGKKTCDIPGGVREEPSVDKFPCGVKLLSRIVGGKEAIPHSWPWQAELLVKDHKAGPLRFKCGGTLVTPSYVVTAAHCVFMIPFPESYVVRLGVHDRRASKGIQSIGVSEIHIHERAMTNGRGNDIALLKLSRSARLSHTVGLACLPNGNLMDRVTPGTKCFLTGWGSSQFKGEKSQVLKQTEIPVAHFNICAKANKKFGKVENSLMICAGYGGHSNISGCHGDSGGPLVCQNEETGRWTLRGTVSWGDHYCKGGPTYSVFVRISSYIDWIKCKMTSRPLQPTVECMDTHNYCRRWGSQLCKSKYFAIMLNKFYCKKTCKAC, encoded by the exons ATGCAAGTAATCATAAAGTTTGACGCACTACTTTTCAAGTTAGTTGTCATTGATCTGTTACTTTTGAACAGTTTTGAAG GCTCTGCTAGTTTGTGTTTGGACAAGGAATATTGCAGTGCGAAGGCCGATGGCCTCTATAAAGATCCTGATACTTGTTATGGATTCATCAAATGTAGCAACGGAGAAATTCAAAGAACACAGTGTCCTAAAGGAAAGATATACAACGACAAATACAAGGAATGCcgtcgcaaaggaaaaaaaacgtgTGACATCCCAGGAGGAGTACGAG AGGAACCTTCTGTCGATAAATTTCCTTGCGGTGTGAAGCTCCTGTCAAGAATTGTTGGAGGCAAAGAGGCCATTCCGCATTCCTGGCCCTGGCAAGCGGAACTTCTTGTTAAAGATCATAAGGCTGGACCCTTAAGATTCAAATGTGGTGGAACCCTCGTGACACCTTCCTACGTAGTAACTGCTGCTCATTGTGTTTTCATGATTCCCTTTCCTGAATCGTATGTAGTAAGACTTG GAGTCCATGATCGTAGGGCTTCAAAGGGAATACAAAGCATCGGCGTTTCCGAAATTCATATTCATGAAAGAGCAATGACAAATGGCCGTGGAAATGATATAGCACTGCTCAAGTTGTCTCGTTCTGCGCGTTTAAGTCACACAGTTGGATTGGCTTGCCTGCCAAATGGTAATCTCATGGACAGAGTGACACCTGGAACTAAGTGTTTTCTTACTG GTTGGGGCAGCTCACAATTTAAAGGTGAAAAGTCTCAAGTTCTAAAGCAAACTGAGATTCCTGTAGCACACTTCAACATTTGCGCAAAGGCCAACAAAAAGTTTGGAAAAGTCGAGAACAGCTTGATGATTTGCGCTGGTTACGGAGGACACAGCAATATTTCAGGCTGCCATGGCGACAGTGGAGGTCCTCTAGtttgtcaaaatgaagaaactggCCGTTGGACTCTAAGAGGAACAGTTAGCTGGGGTGACCATTATTGCAAGGGAGGGCCAACTTACTCCGTTTTTGTGCGAATAAGTAGTTACATTGACTGGATAAAATGCAAGATGACTTCACGACCACTTCAACCAA CGGTAGAATGTATGGACACACACAATTACTGTAGAAGATGGGGCAGCCAACTGTGTAAAAGCAAGTACTTTGCAATTATGCTTAACAAGTTTTATTGCAAAAAGACTTGCAAAGCTTGTTAA
- the LOC136924906 gene encoding chymotrypsin-C-like isoform X2, whose protein sequence is MTTGSASLCLDKEYCSAKADGLYKDPDTCYGFIKCSNGEIQRTQCPKGKIYNDKYKECRRKGKKTCDIPGGVREEPSVDKFPCGVKLLSRIVGGKEAIPHSWPWQAELLVKDHKAGPLRFKCGGTLVTPSYVVTAAHCVFMIPFPESYVVRLGVHDRRASKGIQSIGVSEIHIHERAMTNGRGNDIALLKLSRSARLSHTVGLACLPNGNLMDRVTPGTKCFLTGWGSSQFKGEKSQVLKQTEIPVAHFNICAKANKKFGKVENSLMICAGYGGHSNISGCHGDSGGPLVCQNEETGRWTLRGTVSWGDHYCKGGPTYSVFVRISSYIDWIKCKMTSRPLQPTVECMDTHNYCRRWGSQLCKSKYFAIMLNKFYCKKTCKAC, encoded by the exons ATGACAACAG GCTCTGCTAGTTTGTGTTTGGACAAGGAATATTGCAGTGCGAAGGCCGATGGCCTCTATAAAGATCCTGATACTTGTTATGGATTCATCAAATGTAGCAACGGAGAAATTCAAAGAACACAGTGTCCTAAAGGAAAGATATACAACGACAAATACAAGGAATGCcgtcgcaaaggaaaaaaaacgtgTGACATCCCAGGAGGAGTACGAG AGGAACCTTCTGTCGATAAATTTCCTTGCGGTGTGAAGCTCCTGTCAAGAATTGTTGGAGGCAAAGAGGCCATTCCGCATTCCTGGCCCTGGCAAGCGGAACTTCTTGTTAAAGATCATAAGGCTGGACCCTTAAGATTCAAATGTGGTGGAACCCTCGTGACACCTTCCTACGTAGTAACTGCTGCTCATTGTGTTTTCATGATTCCCTTTCCTGAATCGTATGTAGTAAGACTTG GAGTCCATGATCGTAGGGCTTCAAAGGGAATACAAAGCATCGGCGTTTCCGAAATTCATATTCATGAAAGAGCAATGACAAATGGCCGTGGAAATGATATAGCACTGCTCAAGTTGTCTCGTTCTGCGCGTTTAAGTCACACAGTTGGATTGGCTTGCCTGCCAAATGGTAATCTCATGGACAGAGTGACACCTGGAACTAAGTGTTTTCTTACTG GTTGGGGCAGCTCACAATTTAAAGGTGAAAAGTCTCAAGTTCTAAAGCAAACTGAGATTCCTGTAGCACACTTCAACATTTGCGCAAAGGCCAACAAAAAGTTTGGAAAAGTCGAGAACAGCTTGATGATTTGCGCTGGTTACGGAGGACACAGCAATATTTCAGGCTGCCATGGCGACAGTGGAGGTCCTCTAGtttgtcaaaatgaagaaactggCCGTTGGACTCTAAGAGGAACAGTTAGCTGGGGTGACCATTATTGCAAGGGAGGGCCAACTTACTCCGTTTTTGTGCGAATAAGTAGTTACATTGACTGGATAAAATGCAAGATGACTTCACGACCACTTCAACCAA CGGTAGAATGTATGGACACACACAATTACTGTAGAAGATGGGGCAGCCAACTGTGTAAAAGCAAGTACTTTGCAATTATGCTTAACAAGTTTTATTGCAAAAAGACTTGCAAAGCTTGTTAA